From Jaculus jaculus isolate mJacJac1 chromosome 19, mJacJac1.mat.Y.cur, whole genome shotgun sequence, a single genomic window includes:
- the LOC101601325 gene encoding histone H1.8-like: MASRSGSGVSSSSPTATLESPEFPDSHKPGPSQSEVVAGRRNPSMLRMVLEALQAKEQRQGTSVVAIKVYILQKYPTVDAARFKYLLKQALDTGMCRGLLTRPANSKARGATGSFRLVPKNKRKSLTKRMGTLTAPGRATGAKQVGPKKPQQPKRNSANMAKMEKAITKPGVASKARPCLGSAQEKGSKRANHASNVGTKLGEAKKAAPKSSQAIRVPPSANGFSGKTKVKGSGRRQGATEDPRKTRADGERSKPSASKVHNTVAIPAKKKMAARAPKGTTSRKAEVGPKTKATPQAGGPKPQPPHTTRKTEVPKSPRRPGLLAKASSSKALSKKAKAESWG, from the coding sequence ATGGCTTCCAGAAGCGGCTCcggtgtctcctcctcctcccccaccgcTACATTGGAATCACCTGAATTCCCTGACTCTCACAAGCCAGGTCCCAGCCAGAGCGAGGTCGTCGCAGGACGCCGCAACCCCTCGATGCTGCGTATGGTTCTGGAGGCTCTGCAGGCTAAGGAACAGCGCCAGGGCACATCGGTGGTGGCCATCAAGGTCTACATCCTGCAGAAATACCCGACAGTGGATGCCGCCCGCTTTAAGTACCTGCTAAAGCAGGCCCTGGACACTGGCATGTGCCGAGGTCTCCTGACCAGGCCGGCCAACTCCAAAGCGAGGGGCGCCACGGGCAGCTTCAGATTGGTTCctaagaacaagagaaagagctTGACCAAGAGGATGGGCACCCTCACAGCTCCCGGGAGAGCCACTGGTGCCAAGCAGGTGGGCCCCAAGAAACCTCAGCAACCAAAGCGAAACTCTGCCAACATGGCCAAGATGGAGAAAGCCATCACGAAACCAGGAGTGGCCAGCAAGGCTCGTCCCTGCTTAGGAAGTGCCCAGGAGAAGGGCTCCAAGAGAGCCAACCATGCCAGCAACGTGGGGACAAAACTGGGAGAGGCAAAGAAGGCCGCTCCAAAATCAAGCCAGGCCATCAGGGTCCCTCCCAGTGCCAATGGGTTCAGCGGGAAGACAAAGGTCAAAGGCAGTGGACGCAGACAAGGCGCCACCGAAGATCCCAGGAAAACCAGAGCTGATGGCGAGAGATCCAAGCCTTCAGCCAGTAAGGTCCACAACACTGTTGCTATTCCGGCCAAAAAGAAGATGGCAGCTAGAGCACCAAAGGGGACAACAAGTCGCAAGGCTGAGGTGGGGCCCAAGACCAAAGCGACTCCCCAGGCTGGGGGCCCCAAGCCGCAGCCCCCACACACAACCAGGAAGACAGAGGTCCCCAAGAGCCCCAGAAGGCCTGGGCTGCTTGCCAAGGCCTCGTCGTCTAAGGCTCTTAGCAAGAAGGCAAAGGCTGAGAGCTGGGGCTAG